Proteins encoded by one window of Lutibacter sp. A64:
- a CDS encoding glycoside hydrolase family 3 N-terminal domain-containing protein, translating into MKKIIQLFIVAIVLLSCSEKENSTETSTNKSVQSVEIESKIQDILSQMTLKEKAGQMLNIGLPAILKGGYWEPKDSADFNKDKFKKFIVDYAIGSIHNTPGFIPEKEVWYQIVKTIQDSAMQKSRLGIPILYGIDNIHGANYVNGSVMFPHQIAVAATWNTELSRIGGEITSYESRAASLPWNFNPNADVATNPLWGRIGESFGEDPYLISEMTKAYIQGSQEKGLENATSTAVCVKHFVGYGAGRNGKDRANAIIPENSLRQYFLPPFEKAVENGAMGIMISSNAVNGIPCHLNTYYITDILKGEMDYKGVVISDFSDVEFLVEAHASAKDKREATKLAVNSGIDLLMNPYDIDVVDFIVELVEAGEISKERVDDAVTRILRLKFYLNLFETPYNNPNEYPEFGSEKHIAANYKTASEAITLLKNKNEILPLPSTKKILVTGYAANSINMLNGAWSRSFLGRETKYNDPTKLTILDAVKKQVGAKNVEFVAGTDYLDDINSDVAVSKAKNADYIVVCVGEIPASEKPSDINELDLPKAQQDLVKKLAKTGKPIILVLVQGRPRIIKDIEPLVDGIIMTYLPGQEGGRAIADVVFGNVNPSGKLPYTYPKYTGNILPYYYKKADIRDISWGYDGFYPQFEFGFGLSYTTFEYSNLNIDKDTLSNSEGFKVSVTVKNTGDRAGNEVVEVFVKDLVATVSPDAKKLIRFNKINLNAGEAKTVEFKLTTKDLESIGIDNNWVIELGEFEILVGGNPQELLKHKIYYKN; encoded by the coding sequence ATGAAAAAAATAATCCAACTTTTTATAGTAGCAATAGTACTGTTGTCTTGTTCAGAAAAAGAAAATAGTACTGAAACTTCAACAAATAAAAGTGTTCAATCTGTTGAAATTGAATCAAAAATTCAAGATATTTTATCTCAAATGACCTTAAAAGAAAAAGCTGGCCAAATGTTAAACATAGGTTTGCCTGCAATTTTAAAAGGAGGTTATTGGGAACCAAAAGATAGTGCTGATTTTAATAAAGATAAATTCAAAAAATTTATAGTTGATTATGCAATTGGATCTATTCATAATACACCCGGATTTATACCAGAAAAAGAAGTTTGGTATCAAATAGTAAAAACAATTCAAGATTCTGCAATGCAAAAATCGCGTTTAGGAATCCCTATTTTATATGGTATTGATAATATTCACGGAGCAAATTATGTAAATGGTTCTGTTATGTTTCCACATCAAATTGCTGTTGCAGCTACTTGGAATACAGAGCTTTCTAGAATTGGTGGTGAAATAACCTCTTATGAATCTAGAGCGGCATCACTTCCTTGGAATTTTAACCCAAATGCAGACGTTGCAACAAACCCACTTTGGGGTAGAATTGGAGAGAGCTTTGGTGAAGATCCATATTTGATTTCAGAAATGACTAAGGCGTACATTCAAGGATCTCAAGAAAAAGGGTTGGAAAATGCAACTAGTACTGCTGTTTGTGTAAAACATTTTGTGGGTTATGGAGCAGGTAGAAATGGAAAAGATAGAGCAAATGCTATTATTCCAGAAAACAGTTTACGTCAATATTTTTTACCTCCTTTTGAAAAAGCTGTTGAAAATGGCGCTATGGGAATAATGATAAGCTCTAATGCTGTAAACGGAATTCCTTGCCATTTAAACACTTATTATATCACAGATATTTTAAAAGGTGAAATGGATTATAAAGGAGTGGTGATTTCAGACTTCAGTGATGTTGAATTTTTAGTTGAGGCACATGCATCTGCTAAAGATAAACGAGAAGCAACAAAATTAGCGGTAAACTCTGGAATTGATTTATTAATGAATCCGTATGATATAGATGTTGTAGATTTTATTGTTGAATTAGTAGAGGCTGGCGAAATTTCAAAAGAAAGGGTTGATGATGCTGTAACACGAATTTTAAGATTAAAATTTTACTTAAATCTTTTTGAAACGCCTTATAACAACCCAAATGAGTATCCCGAATTTGGAAGCGAAAAACATATAGCAGCCAATTATAAAACAGCAAGTGAAGCAATAACTTTATTAAAAAATAAAAATGAAATTTTACCGTTGCCTTCCACCAAAAAAATATTGGTAACTGGTTATGCGGCAAATTCAATAAATATGCTAAACGGAGCTTGGTCTCGTTCTTTTTTAGGAAGAGAAACCAAATATAATGATCCAACAAAACTTACAATTTTAGATGCTGTAAAAAAACAAGTTGGAGCCAAAAATGTGGAGTTTGTAGCAGGTACAGATTATTTAGATGATATCAATTCTGATGTAGCAGTTTCAAAAGCAAAAAATGCAGATTATATTGTAGTTTGTGTTGGTGAAATTCCAGCATCTGAAAAACCTTCAGATATAAATGAACTAGATTTACCTAAAGCACAACAAGATTTAGTTAAAAAATTAGCTAAAACTGGAAAGCCAATTATTTTAGTTTTAGTACAAGGAAGACCTAGGATTATAAAAGATATTGAACCTTTAGTTGATGGAATTATTATGACATATTTACCAGGGCAAGAAGGTGGAAGAGCTATAGCAGATGTGGTTTTTGGTAATGTAAATCCAAGTGGAAAGTTGCCATATACCTATCCAAAGTATACAGGAAATATATTGCCTTATTATTATAAAAAAGCCGATATAAGAGATATAAGTTGGGGATACGATGGTTTTTACCCACAATTTGAGTTTGGTTTCGGACTTTCATACACAACTTTTGAATATTCAAATTTAAATATAGATAAAGATACGCTATCAAATTCAGAGGGATTTAAAGTTTCAGTTACGGTAAAAAATACAGGAGATAGAGCAGGAAATGAAGTGGTAGAAGTATTTGTAAAAGACCTAGTGGCAACAGTTTCTCCAGATGCAAAAAAATTAATTCGTTTTAATAAAATTAATTTAAATGCAGGTGAAGCAAAAACAGTTGAGTTTAAGTTAACTACTAAAGATCTAGAAAGTATAGGGATTGATAATAACTGGGTTATAGAACTTGGTGAGTTTGAAATTTTAGTAGGTGGAAATCCGCAGGAATTATTAAAACACAAAATATATTACAAAAATTAA
- a CDS encoding glycoside hydrolase family 43 protein, with protein MTNLKFVLSIIIGLIISLNMFGQTVLNNFKNPILPGYHPDPSIVRVGEDYYLANSTFIWYPGIPIYHSRDLVNWEQIGNAIDRPDQLNFDGLESTQGVYAVTIRYHEGIFYLITTCVNCDGNFYITATDPAGPWSDPIWLKDAPGIDPSLMWDDDGKCYYTGQNWISKQDWPTQCGIWLQELDLEQQKLVGERKILTYGHANNASYTEGPHLYKINGNYMLLLSEGGTGLYHALSVHHSESIWGPYVADLINPVLTHRHFGVKSLIQAVGHGDLVETQNGEWWAVTLGKRVIEGQTTLARETFLSKVEFEDKTPIFNNGKGKVLKEQERPNLPWFPFKVKSSKDDFEGHELGLEWCFIRIPKQKFHIIKNGQLKIKLRSEVLDSLGNSSLIIKRIEDHKFTATTKLSFKTGKQNEQAGLAIYRTNKNYYLLLKEKNDLVLIKSFKGVKEEVIRVPYNKIEVILRAEGKNNDVRFSYGESLNKMKEIEGSQSLKVIADGNGNQFNGAGIGMYASSNGVKSENHALFDWFSYEGE; from the coding sequence TGTTCGGACAAACTGTCTTAAACAATTTCAAAAACCCAATTTTACCAGGTTACCATCCAGATCCTTCAATAGTAAGAGTTGGAGAAGATTATTATTTAGCTAATTCTACTTTTATTTGGTATCCAGGTATTCCAATTTACCATAGTAGAGATTTAGTGAATTGGGAACAAATTGGAAATGCAATTGATCGCCCAGATCAATTAAACTTTGATGGATTAGAAAGTACCCAAGGAGTTTATGCCGTAACTATTAGATATCACGAAGGAATTTTTTATTTAATAACCACCTGTGTCAATTGTGATGGTAATTTTTATATAACGGCTACAGACCCTGCGGGACCTTGGTCAGACCCAATTTGGCTGAAAGATGCACCTGGAATAGACCCATCCTTAATGTGGGATGATGATGGAAAATGTTACTATACTGGGCAGAATTGGATTTCAAAGCAAGATTGGCCAACACAATGTGGTATTTGGTTACAGGAACTTGATTTAGAGCAGCAAAAATTAGTTGGCGAACGAAAAATATTAACCTATGGTCATGCGAATAATGCCTCCTATACTGAAGGGCCTCACTTATATAAAATTAACGGTAATTATATGTTGTTGCTTTCAGAAGGAGGAACTGGTTTATACCACGCTTTATCAGTTCATCATAGTGAATCAATTTGGGGACCATATGTTGCTGATTTAATTAATCCAGTATTAACCCACAGACATTTTGGAGTTAAATCTCTTATACAAGCTGTAGGACATGGTGATTTAGTAGAAACTCAAAATGGAGAATGGTGGGCCGTAACACTTGGAAAAAGAGTAATAGAAGGTCAAACCACTTTAGCTCGTGAAACATTTTTATCTAAAGTAGAATTTGAAGATAAAACACCTATTTTTAATAATGGGAAAGGGAAAGTATTAAAAGAACAAGAGCGTCCAAATTTACCTTGGTTTCCTTTTAAAGTTAAGTCTTCTAAAGATGATTTTGAAGGTCATGAGCTTGGTTTGGAATGGTGTTTTATCAGAATACCTAAGCAAAAATTTCACATTATTAAAAATGGTCAGTTAAAAATTAAACTTCGGTCAGAAGTATTGGATAGCTTGGGGAATTCTTCTTTAATTATAAAAAGAATTGAGGATCATAAGTTTACGGCTACCACAAAACTAAGCTTTAAAACTGGTAAGCAAAATGAACAAGCTGGATTAGCAATTTATAGAACTAATAAAAATTATTATCTCCTACTAAAAGAGAAAAATGATTTGGTTTTAATAAAAAGTTTTAAAGGTGTAAAAGAAGAGGTTATTAGGGTTCCATACAATAAAATTGAAGTTATATTAAGAGCTGAAGGTAAGAATAATGATGTGAGATTTAGTTACGGTGAATCTCTTAACAAAATGAAAGAAATAGAGGGTTCTCAAAGTTTAAAAGTAATTGCTGATGGAAATGGTAATCAATTTAACGGTGCTGGAATTGGAATGTATGCATCAAGTAACGGTGTAAAGTCTGAAAACCATGCTTTATTTGATTGGTTCTCTTATGAAGGGGAGTAA